From Motacilla alba alba isolate MOTALB_02 chromosome 9, Motacilla_alba_V1.0_pri, whole genome shotgun sequence, a single genomic window includes:
- the TRIP12 gene encoding E3 ubiquitin-protein ligase TRIP12 isoform X3 translates to MSNRPSNNPGGSLRRSQRNTAGAQPQDDAVGGRSHLGQAKHKAHSPPESRKSISKTPKVQSNTTSEQSKGHFSKRGCSSSAVLIPQQEDPERVNTSEKQKTGQVPKKDNSRGVKRSASPDYRRTNSPSSAKKPKALQHTETSSETNKPHTKSKRRHSDQEQPKSTQLPSTSKAHTRKGGAAGSSRSQKRKRTENLSCIESGSSVESTGTEEKSAKVSKLASKSVTSAKAGCSTITDSSSSASTSSSSSAVASASSTVPQGARVKQGKDQSKARRSRSASSPSPRRSSRDKEPSKTGSSKSETSKPGPSGLQAKLASLRKSTKKRSESPPAELPSLRRSTRQKTTGSCASTSRRGSGLGKRGAAEARRQEKMADPDNNQDGVNSSAARTDEPPQGAAASSSVAGAVGMTTSGESESDDSEMGRLQALLEARGLPPHLFGPLGPRMSQLFHRTIGSGASSKAQQLLQGLQATDESQQLQAVIEMCQLLVMGNEETLGGFPVKSVVPALITLLQMEHNFDIMNHACRALTYMMEALPRSSAVVVDAIPVFLEKLQVIQCIDVAEQALTALEMLSRRHSKAILQAGGLADCLLYLEFFSINAQRNALAIAANCCQSITPDEFHFVADSLPLLTQRLTHQDKKSVESTCLCFARLVDNFQHEENLLQQVASKDLLTNIQQLLVVTPPILSSGMFIMVVRMFSLMCSNCPTLAVQLMKQNIAETLHFLLCGASNGSCQEQIDLVPRSPQELYELTSLICELMPCLPKEGIFAVDTMLKKGNAQNTDGAIWQWRDDRGLWHPYNRIDSRIIEAAHQVGEDEISLSTLGRVYTIDFNSMQQINEDTGTARAIQRKPNPLASTNTSGHSELKKDDARAQLMKEDPELAKSFIKTLFGVLYEVYSSSAGPAVRHKCLRAILRIIYFADAELLKDVLKNHAVSSHIASMLSSQDLKIVVGALQMAEILMQKLPDIFSVYFRREGVMHQVKNLAESEALLTSPPKVCTNGSGTLGTTTTISTGTATAASNAAADLGSPSLQHSREDSLDLSPQGRLSDVLKRKRLPKRGPRRPKYSPPRDDDKVDNQAKSPTTTQSPKSSFLASLNPKTWGRLSTQSNSNNIEPARTAGVSGLARAASKDTISNNREKIKGWIKEQAHKFVEHYFSSENMDGSNPALNVLQRLCTATEQLNLQVDGGTECLVEIRSIVSESDVSSFEIQHSGFVKQLLLYLTSKSEKDAVSRDIRLKRFLHVFFSSPLPGEEPLGRLEPLENAPLLALVHKMNNCLSQMEQFPVKVHDFPSGNGTGSSFSLNRGSQALKFFNTHQLKCQLQRHPDCANVKQWKGGPVKIDPLALVQAIERYLVVRGYGRVREDDEDSDDDGSDEEIDESLAAQFLNSGNVRHRLQFYIGDHLLPYNMTVYQAVRQYSLQAEEERESTDDESNPLGRAGIWTKTHTIWYKPVREDEDGNKDCVGGKRGRAQTAPTKTSPRNSKKHDELWHDGVCPSVLNPLEIYLISTPPENITFEDPSLDVILLLRVLHAISRYWYYLYDNAVCKEIIPTSEFINSKLTAKANRQLQDPLVIMTGNIPTWLTELGKTCPFFFPFDTRQMLFYVTAFDRDRAMQRLLDTNPEINQSDSQDSRVAPRLDRKKRTVNRDELLKQAESVMQDLGSSRAMLEIQYENEVGTGLGPTLEFYALVSQELQRADLGLWRGEEVTLANPKGSQEGTKYIHNLQGLFALPFGRTAKPAHIAKVKMKFRFLGKLMAKAIMDFRLVDLPLGLPFYKWMLRQETSLTSHDLFSIDPVVAKSIYHLEDIVRQKKRLEQDKTQTKESLQYALEALTMNGCSVEDLGLDFTLPGFPNIELKKGGKDTPVTIHNLEEYLRLVIFWALNEGVARQFDSFRDGFESVFPLSHLQYFYPEELEQLLCGSKTDTWDAKTLMECCRPDHGYTHDSRAVKYLFEILSSFDSEQQRLFLQFVTGSPRLPVGGFRSLNPPLTIVRKTFESTENPDDFLPSVMTCVNYLKLPDYSTIEIMREKLLIAAREGQQSFHLS, encoded by the exons GTCACATTTAGGGCAGGCAAAGCATAAGGCACATAGCCCTCCTGAGAGTAGAAAATCTATTTCAAAGACACCCAAAGTGCAGTCTAATACTACTTCTGAGCAGTCCAAGGGACACTTTTCTAAAAG AGGCTGTAGTTCATCTGCTGTTTTAATACCACAACAAGAAGATCCAGAGAGAGTCAAtacttcagaaaagcaaaaaacgGGGCAAGTGCCTAAGAAAGACAATTCTCGAGGAGTTAAACGCAGTGCTAGTCCAGATTACAGGAGGACCAATTCTCCTAGCTCtgctaaaaaacccaaagcactTCAACACACTGAAACTTCCTCAGAAACTAACAAGCCACATACTAAATCTAAGAGAAGACACTCAGACCAAGAGCAGCCCAAGTCTACACAATTGCCATCAACAAGCAAGGCTCACACCAGAAAGGGTGGAGCTGCTGGTAGCTCCCGaagtcagaaaaggaaaaggacagagAATCTGTCTTGTATAGAGAGTGGGTCATCAGTTGAATCAACTGGCACTGAAGAAAAGTCAGCAAAAGTCTCCAAGCTGGCTTCAAAATCGGTGACCTCAGCCAAAGCTGGGTGTAGCACCATCACCGAttcttcttcttcagcttccacctcctcctcctcttctgctgtTGCCTCTGCTTCTTCTACTGTTCCTCAGGGTGCCAGAGTGAAACAGGGAAAGGACCAGAGTAAGGCTAGACGTTCCCGTTCTGCATCCAGCCCCAGTCCAAGAAGGAGTAGCAGGGACAAAGAACCAAGTAAAACAG GCTCTTCCAAGTCGGAGACATCAAAACCTGGACCTTCAGGACTACAGGCTAAGCTAGCAA GTTTAAGAAAATCTACAAAGAAGCGCAGTGAATCACCACCTGCTGAGCTCCCCAGTTTACGGCGGAGCACACGGCAAAAGACCACGGGCTCCTGTGCTAGCACCAG TCGGCGAGGCTCTGGCCTGGGCaaaagaggagcagctgaagctcGCCGACAGGAGAAGATGGCTGATCCTGACAATAACCAGGATGGAGTTAACTCATCAGCTGCACGGACAGATGagcctccccagggagctgcag CTTCTAGTTCTGTTGCTGGAGCTGTAGGTATGACAACTTCTGGAGAAAGTGAGTCAGATGATTCTGAGATGGGAAGACTACAAG CTCTATTAGAGGCTAGGGGTCTTCCTCCTCACCTGTTTGGCCCTCTTGGTCCTCGGATGTCGCAGCTCTTCCACAGGACAATTGGAAGTGGAGCTA GTTCTAAAGCTCAACAGCTTTTACAAGGTCTCCAAGCCACTGATGAAAGTCAGCAACTACAGGCAGTGATTGAGATGTGCCAGCTGTTGGTTATGGGAAATGAAGAAACATTAGGAGGATTTCCAGTCAAGAGTGTTGTACCAGCTTTG ataaCACTGCTGCAGATGGAGCACAACTTTGACATT ATGAATCATGCATGTCGGGCCTTAACATACATGATGGAAGCACTTCCCAGATCATCTGCTGTAGTGGTAGATGCAATTCCTGTCTTCTTGGAAAAG CTGCAAGTTATCCAGTGCATTGATGTGGCAGAGCAGGCCCTTACAGCCCTGGAGATGTTGTCACGCAGGCACAGTAAAGCCATTCTGCAGGCA GGTGGGTTGGCAGACTGTTTGCTGTATCTGGAATTCTTCAGTATAAATGCACAAAGGAATGCACTAGCTATCGCTGCCAACTGCTGCCAGAGTATAACACCTGATGAGTTTCACTTTGTGGCAGACTCTTTGCCACTGCTAACACAAAGGTTAACCCATCAG GACAAAAAGTCTGTTGAAAGCACTTGTCTGTGTTTTGCCCGGCTAGTGGACAACTTCCAGCATGAAGAG AACTTGCTGCAGCAGGTTGCTTCCAAGGACTTGTTAACAAATATCCAGCAGCTCTTGGTCGTGACACCTCCTATCCTGAGCTCAGGAATGTTCATCATGGTGGTGCGCATGTTCTCCCTGATGTGCTCCAACTGCCCCACACTTGCAGTCCAGCTTATGAAGCAAA aTATTGCAGAAACGCTTCACTTCCTCCTTTGTGGAGCCTCAAATGGGAGTTGTCAGGAGCAAATTGACCTTGTTCCACGAAGTCCTCAAGAACTTTATGAACTTACTTCTCTTATCTG TGAACTGATGCCTTGCCTGCCAAAAGAGGGAATCTTTGCTGTTGATACTATGctaaagaaaggaaatgcacAAAATACAGATGGTGCAATATGGCAATGGCGAGATGACAGGGGTCTCTGGCATCCCTATAACAGGATTGATAGTCGAATAATAGAG GCAGCTCATCAGGTTGGTGAGGATGAGATAAGCCTGTCTACGCTTGGGCGTGTCTATACTATTGATTTTAACTCTATGCAGCAAATAAATGAGGATACTGGAACAGCTCGTGCCATTCAGCGAAAACCAAACCCTTTAGCCAGTACAAACACCA GTGGACATTCGGAATTGAAGAAGGATGATGCTCGAGCACAATTAATGAAAGAGGACCCAGAATTGGCAAAATCCTTTATCAAAACACTGTTTGGTGTTCTTTATGAAGTATATAGTTCTTCAGCTGGACCTGCTGTTAGACACAAGTGCCTTAGAGCAATTCTTaggataatttattttgctgatgCTGAACTTCTGAAGGATGTGCTGAAAAACCATGCTGTTTCAAG TCATATTGCCTCCATGCTGTCGAGTCAAGACCTTAAGATAGTAGTTGGAGCCCTGCAGATGGCAGAGATTTTAATGCAAAAGTTACCTGACATTTTTAGTGTTTACTTCAGAAGAGAAG GGGTGATGCATCAAGTGAAAAACTTGGCAGAGTCTGAGGCTTTGCTAACAAGCCCCCCAAAAGTATGCACTAATGGATCAGGAACGCTGGGAACCACTACAACCATAAGTACTGGgacagccactgctgccagcaatGCAGCTGCAGATTTGGGCTCCCCCAGCTTGCAGCACAGCCGGGAGGATTCCTTGGATCTAAGCCCACAGGG ACGACTGAGTGATGttctaaagagaaaaagactGCCAAAACGAGGGCCAAGGAGACCAAAATACTCCCCTCCAAGAGATGATGACAAAGTAGACAATCAAG CTAAAAGCCCTACAACTACGCAGTCTCCTAAATCATCTTTCTTGGCAAGTTTAAATCCTAAAACATGGGGAAGATTAAGCACACAGTCCAACAGTAATAATATTGAACCAGCACGAACAGCAGGAGTAAGTGGTCTTGCAAGGGCTGCTTCCAAGGATACCATTTCCAATAACAG agaaaaaattaagGGCTGGATTAAGGAGCAAGCTCATAAATTTGTAGAACATTACTTTAGTTCTGAAAACATGGATGGAAGCAATCCTGCACTAAATGTATTACAGAGACTTTGCACTGCAACTGAACAACTCAACCTCCAG gTGGATGGTGGAACAGAGTGCCTTGTAGAAATCCGTAGCATTGTCTCGGAATCTGACGTCTCCTCATTTGAAATCCAGCATAGTGGGTTTGTTAAACAACTGCTGCTCTACTTGACATCTAAAAGTGAAAAAGATGCTGTTAGCAGGGATATCAGATTGAAAAGAtttcttcatgtatttttttcttctcca CTTCCTGGAGAAGAGCCCCTTGGAAGATTAGAGCCATTAGAAAACGCACCTTTGTTGGCATTAGTCCATAAAATGAACAACTGCCTCAGTCAGATGGAACAGTTTCCTGTTAAAGTGCATGACTTCCCTAGTGGAAATGGAACAGGGAGCAG tTTTTCTCTTAACAGAGGATCCCAAGCTTTAAAATTCTTCAATACACATCAATTGAAATGCCAACTGCAAAGACATCCAGACTGTGCTAATGTGAAACAGTGGAAAGGTGGACCTGTGAAGATTGATCCTCTGGCTTTGGTACAAGCCATTGAAAGATACCTTGTAGTTagag GCTATGGAAGAGTTAGAGAAGATGATGAAGATAGTGATGATGATGGGTCAGATGAAGAAATAGATGAATCTTTG gCTGCTCAATTCTTAAATTCAGGGAATGTGAGACATAGATTGCAATTTTACATTGGAGATCACTTGCTGCCATACAATATGACTGTGTACCAAGCAGTCAGGCAGTACAGTTTGCAAGCTGAGGAAGAGAGGGAGTCTACAGATGATGAAAGCAACccactgggaagagctgggatttggACGAAAACGCACACCATTTG GTACAAACCTGTGCGAGAGGATGAAGATGGTAATAAGGACTGTGTTGGGGGTAAAAGAGGAAGAGCACAAACTGCTCCCACAAAAACCTCCCCTAGAAATTCTAAAAAACATGATGAATTGTGGCATG aTGGTGTATGCCCTTCGGTGTTAAATCCACTGGAAATTTACCTCATATCTACTCCACCTGAAAATATAACATTTGAAGACCCATCATTAGATGTTATTCTTCTTTTGAGAGTTTTACATGCTATCAGTCGATACTGGTATTACTTGTATGAT AATGCAGTCTGCAAGGAGATAATTCCAACCTCTGAGTTTATCAACAGTAAACTGACAGCAAAAGCAAACAGGCAGCTTCAGGATCCTTTGGTAATTATGACAGGAAACATCCCAACTTGGCTGACAGAACTTGGAAAAACATG cccatttttctttccatttgatACCCGCCAAATGCTGTTTTATGTCACGGCCTTCGATCGTGATCGAGCCATGCAAAGGCTACTGGACACTAATCCAGAAATCAATCAGTCGGATTCTCAGGATAGCAGAGTGGCACCACGGCTGGACAGGAAAAAA CGCACTGTGAACAGAGATGAGCTGTTGAAGCAGGCAGAATCTGTGATGCAGGATCTAGGCAGTTCAAGAGCCATGTTGGAAATTCAGTATGAGAATGAG GTTGGCACAGGCCTAGGCCCTACACTAGAGTTCTATGCACTTGTATCTCAGGAACTACAGAGAGCAGACTTAGGCCTTTGGAGGGGAGAAGAAGTGACTTTAGCCAATCCAAAAG GAAGCCAGGAAGGTACCAAGTACATTCATAACCTTCAAGGCCTTTTTGCCCTTCCTTTTGGAAGAACAGCCAAGCCAGCTCACATTGCAAAAGTTAAAATGAAGTTCCGCTTTTTGGGAAAACTAATGGCCAAGGCAATCATGGACTTCAGACTG GTGGATCTTCCTCTTGGACTTCCTTTTTATAAGTGGATGCTACGACAGGAAACTTCCTTGACATCGCATGACTTGTTCAGTATTGATCCAGTAGTAGCCAAATCAATATATCACCTTGAAGATATTgtaagacaaaagaaaagacTTGAACAGGATAAAACTCAG ACCAAAGAAAGTCTACAGTATGCATTGGAGGCTCTGACTATGAATGGCTGCTCAGTGGAAGATCTAGGGCTGGACTTCACACTTCCTGGGTTTCCCAACATAGAGCtgaaaaaggggggaaaagataCACCGGTCACCATCCACAATTTAGAGGAGTATCTCAGA